One window of Marinomonas primoryensis genomic DNA carries:
- a CDS encoding glycerophosphoryl diester phosphodiesterase, which translates to MQNDKVLNDKVSNDHASKDRVLNTKVMGHRGAALLAPENTLASIRAAADAGATWVEIDVYLIAEGGLVIFHDDTLDRCTNGTGVTRDARPADVAELDAGSWFSADFAGEKVPTLLDALECIQSLNLGLNLEIKHDGADVENIVPTVLAMLRDHWEDNDNLMISSFNHAALQLCYDIDVDRHLAQLYEDIPEDWQAQLEGIKAYSLNCDYSRLTQSQAQAVKAAGYKLLCYTANDPRKVESHWAWGMDAVITDDPTKFAFLSA; encoded by the coding sequence ATGCAAAATGACAAAGTTTTAAATGACAAGGTTTCAAACGATCATGCTTCGAAAGATCGTGTATTGAACACAAAAGTGATGGGGCATCGTGGCGCTGCTTTGTTGGCACCTGAAAACACCTTGGCTTCCATTCGTGCAGCGGCTGACGCTGGCGCGACATGGGTGGAAATTGATGTGTACTTAATCGCCGAAGGCGGGTTGGTCATTTTCCATGACGATACGCTGGACCGTTGTACCAATGGGACTGGTGTTACACGAGATGCGCGACCTGCAGATGTGGCTGAATTAGATGCCGGGTCTTGGTTTTCTGCGGATTTTGCAGGTGAAAAGGTCCCCACTTTGTTAGACGCACTGGAGTGCATTCAATCTTTAAACCTAGGTTTGAATCTTGAAATTAAACACGATGGCGCGGACGTTGAAAACATTGTTCCTACTGTGCTGGCAATGCTACGAGATCATTGGGAAGACAATGATAATTTAATGATCTCAAGCTTCAATCACGCCGCTTTACAGTTGTGCTACGACATCGATGTTGATCGTCATTTGGCTCAACTCTATGAAGACATTCCAGAAGACTGGCAGGCTCAACTTGAAGGCATTAAAGCGTACAGCTTAAATTGCGATTATTCTCGATTGACACAGTCGCAGGCGCAAGCCGTAAAAGCGGCAGGTTATAAATTACTGTGTTACACCGCTAATGATCCACGAAAAGTAGAATCCCATTGGGCGTGGGGAATGGATGCGGTAATTACCGATGATCCAACAAAATTTGCCTTTCTATCGGCTTAG